From the Methanobacterium aggregans genome, one window contains:
- the fwdF gene encoding tungsten-dependent formylmethanofuran dehydrogenase subunit FwdF, with protein sequence MVSIEREGKENRSLSHKNEKCVGCGICTDICPTESLKLGPVLPIARGLLKMDYLKMNKDTCVLCGLCASACPFDALEFSVDGENAKNLDAYPKWSHNAGIDEENCIYCGSCEKACPKNAIYMERVLPTVEELVRGEAEIDKDKCISCGMCEEICPAEAISMDKNEINSSSKDIANDISIDKSKCIYCGICKRICPEDAIKVVCTTCMDQMEIPKPEITGNIILNEDQCINCGWCEEICPVDAAEVTKPFEGEIEMISTDEVTCKGDSCHACMDVCPCNAISIVDNKSVVNQNMCTLCGACAKACPQSIISIKRSDMKLDNIRSKSWQKTLGSLIE encoded by the coding sequence TGGAATATGCACAGATATCTGTCCCACAGAGTCCCTAAAACTTGGTCCAGTCCTCCCCATAGCAAGGGGACTTTTAAAAATGGACTACCTCAAGATGAACAAGGATACATGTGTTTTATGCGGACTCTGTGCATCTGCATGTCCATTCGATGCCCTGGAATTCAGTGTAGATGGTGAAAACGCGAAAAATTTGGATGCTTATCCTAAATGGAGTCATAATGCAGGCATTGATGAGGAAAATTGCATATACTGTGGTAGCTGTGAAAAAGCATGCCCAAAAAATGCCATATACATGGAAAGGGTTTTGCCCACGGTAGAGGAACTTGTTCGCGGTGAAGCAGAGATCGACAAGGATAAATGTATCTCCTGCGGAATGTGTGAGGAGATCTGTCCTGCAGAAGCAATAAGCATGGACAAAAATGAGATAAATTCCAGCAGCAAAGACATTGCAAATGACATAAGCATCGACAAATCCAAATGCATCTACTGCGGAATATGCAAGAGGATATGTCCAGAAGATGCCATAAAAGTAGTCTGCACAACCTGTATGGATCAGATGGAAATTCCAAAACCAGAGATCACAGGGAATATCATATTGAATGAAGACCAGTGCATAAACTGCGGCTGGTGCGAGGAAATATGTCCAGTGGATGCTGCAGAGGTAACAAAACCCTTTGAAGGAGAAATAGAGATGATTTCAACTGATGAGGTAACCTGCAAAGGAGATTCCTGCCACGCATGTATGGATGTTTGTCCATGCAACGCAATAAGCATCGTTGACAACAAATCTGTTGTAAACCAGAACATGTGCACCCTATGCGGAGCCTGCGCAAAGGCCTGCCCACAGAGCATAATATCAATCAAGCGCAGCGACATGAAACTGGATAACATACGTTCCAAGTCCTGGCAGAAGACACTTGGAAGTTTAATTGAATAG
- a CDS encoding TOBE domain-containing protein, which produces MKMSARNGLNGMVVSVEKGEITASVKIKIDSPEVITAIISKEAVEDLEIKEGDELTAVIKSTEVMVIKD; this is translated from the coding sequence ATGAAGATGAGTGCAAGAAATGGTCTTAATGGAATGGTTGTGAGTGTTGAGAAGGGTGAGATAACTGCGTCTGTAAAAATAAAAATAGATTCTCCAGAGGTTATAACTGCCATAATCTCCAAGGAAGCAGTTGAAGACCTTGAGATTAAAGAAGGGGATGAATTAACTGCAGTTATCAAATCAACAGAGGTAATGGTAATAAAAGACTAA
- the wtpA gene encoding tungstate ABC transporter substrate-binding protein WtpA: protein MDKKVMAVIVLIIIAVIGGGLFAYQSSSDQNKTVLKIYHAGSLSALMNATAKKFESEHPNVDVQLESYGSADAIKQITDLNRSGDIVAVADYGLIDKRMIPNYADWNLQFAKNEMVIVYSNKSKYSDQINSQNWYQILEKSDVTFGFSDPNADPSGYRSVMMIQLAESYYNDSTIFDKLVANNTAITSETNGTGYALKAPSNLNPTSKVMIRPKEVDLMQSVESGSLDYLIIYKNVADQHKSSGVKYIELPNKLQIRDTQYESDYKKISLTQNSDTNKSKVVKLSPIVYGITVVKNSSNYDLSVEFVKLLISSEGTQLIKDTYQQPITPAIATNDSTNIPDALKSLVTQA from the coding sequence ATGGATAAAAAAGTCATGGCAGTAATTGTATTGATAATAATTGCAGTTATAGGCGGGGGACTGTTTGCTTACCAAAGCTCCTCAGATCAGAATAAGACTGTTTTGAAGATATACCATGCAGGTAGTCTTTCCGCATTAATGAATGCAACTGCCAAAAAATTTGAATCTGAACATCCTAATGTTGATGTTCAATTAGAATCCTATGGAAGTGCTGATGCTATAAAACAGATCACAGACCTGAACAGGTCTGGAGATATAGTTGCCGTTGCTGACTACGGATTGATAGACAAACGTATGATACCTAACTACGCAGACTGGAACCTTCAGTTTGCAAAGAATGAGATGGTCATAGTTTACTCCAACAAGAGTAAGTACAGCGACCAGATAAACAGCCAAAACTGGTACCAGATACTTGAAAAATCAGATGTTACCTTCGGTTTCAGTGACCCCAACGCTGATCCAAGTGGATACAGGTCTGTTATGATGATACAACTTGCAGAATCCTACTACAACGACAGCACCATCTTCGATAAACTCGTAGCAAACAACACTGCAATCACTTCTGAAACTAACGGCACTGGTTACGCTCTAAAAGCTCCAAGTAACCTTAACCCAACTTCTAAGGTCATGATCAGGCCAAAAGAAGTGGATTTAATGCAGTCCGTTGAATCAGGTAGTCTTGATTACCTTATAATCTACAAAAACGTTGCAGATCAGCATAAAAGTTCTGGTGTGAAGTACATTGAACTTCCTAACAAACTGCAGATCAGGGATACCCAGTACGAATCAGATTATAAAAAAATAAGCCTGACACAGAACAGTGACACCAACAAGAGCAAAGTGGTTAAACTTTCACCGATAGTCTATGGAATAACAGTGGTGAAAAATTCAAGCAACTACGACCTGTCAGTTGAATTCGTTAAGCTGTTAATTAGCTCTGAAGGTACACAGCTCATAAAAGACACTTACCAGCAGCCAATAACACCTGCAATAGCAACAAACGACTCCACAAACATTCCGGATGCACTAAAATCCCTTGTTACTCAGGCTTGA
- the wtpB gene encoding tungstate ABC transporter permease WtpB: MRRIEYSTFFFALMGSFAVLFILIPLVTMILSEDPGAVVANLQDSEVLGSIFTSAYCALIATIIALIFGIPLAYTLARNDFKGKGFIEAIIDIPIVIPHTVTGIALLTVFAPHGILGMPFGKIGISFIDAMPGIIVAMLFVSSSFMINSAREGFENVDPRLEKVARTLGSGNFRTFFGITIPLSLRSIVVGSIMTWARAISEFGAVIILAYYPMIAPTLIYTRFLNFGLSSSKPIAVLLILICIMVFVIVRLLISGWKSYDKD; this comes from the coding sequence ATGAGAAGGATAGAATATTCAACATTTTTCTTTGCTTTAATGGGATCATTTGCCGTACTTTTTATTTTAATACCTCTGGTAACAATGATATTATCCGAAGATCCTGGGGCAGTTGTAGCCAACCTTCAAGACAGTGAAGTGCTGGGATCAATATTCACAAGTGCATACTGTGCATTAATAGCAACCATAATAGCCCTTATATTTGGAATTCCACTTGCTTACACACTTGCAAGGAATGATTTTAAAGGCAAAGGATTTATAGAAGCCATAATAGACATACCCATTGTTATACCCCATACAGTGACAGGTATAGCTCTTTTAACAGTTTTTGCACCACATGGAATTCTTGGAATGCCCTTTGGAAAGATTGGAATAAGTTTTATTGATGCAATGCCTGGAATAATCGTTGCAATGCTATTTGTGAGTTCATCATTCATGATAAACTCCGCAAGGGAGGGATTTGAAAATGTTGATCCAAGACTCGAGAAGGTTGCAAGAACACTGGGTTCAGGAAACTTCAGAACCTTCTTTGGAATAACCATACCCCTTTCCCTTCGAAGCATCGTTGTTGGATCCATCATGACATGGGCAAGGGCAATAAGTGAATTTGGGGCCGTTATAATCCTGGCCTATTACCCAATGATCGCACCAACCCTCATTTACACCAGGTTCCTGAACTTCGGTTTGTCTTCATCAAAACCCATTGCAGTTCTACTGATACTCATCTGCATAATGGTTTTTGTAATTGTCAGGTTACTTATAAGTGGATGGAAATCATATGATAAGGATTAA
- the wtpC gene encoding tungstate ABC transporter ATP-binding protein WtpC: MIRIKKLFKEWKEFKLHDIDLEINEKEYFVVLGPSGAGKTLLLELIAGIWIPDSGKIFFKGSDITLTAPEKRGIALVYQDYMLFPHKTVFENVVFGLKLRKYSEEEISEKADELMELLKIKDLSNRYPRTLSGGEKQRVAIARALILKPPVLLLDEPLSALDKNKQNELIKELKRINREFGITIIHVTHNFEEALMLADRVAIMDSGRISQIGTTHDIFRKPENKFVADFVGVENLLEGRVEETNGDITAIKTEHSTIYSVTSKVGDVYMSIRPEDITISLKKVETSAVNMLKGRVKEVVDMGTLISLLIDTGDVFMVLMTRKSFMDMEINVGMEVWMNFKASAVHVF, encoded by the coding sequence ATGATAAGGATTAAAAAGTTATTTAAAGAGTGGAAGGAATTCAAACTGCATGATATAGATTTAGAAATAAATGAAAAGGAATATTTTGTAGTTTTAGGTCCATCAGGAGCAGGTAAAACTCTTTTACTTGAATTGATTGCAGGGATCTGGATTCCGGACTCTGGAAAAATATTTTTCAAAGGCAGTGATATCACGTTAACAGCCCCTGAAAAAAGGGGAATTGCACTTGTTTATCAGGATTACATGCTTTTTCCGCATAAGACTGTCTTTGAAAATGTTGTATTTGGACTGAAGCTGAGAAAGTACAGTGAGGAAGAGATATCTGAGAAGGCCGATGAACTCATGGAACTTTTAAAGATCAAGGACCTTTCAAACCGTTACCCCCGGACGCTGAGTGGTGGTGAAAAACAGAGGGTTGCAATTGCAAGGGCTCTCATATTGAAACCTCCAGTTTTACTTTTAGATGAACCACTAAGTGCCCTTGATAAAAACAAACAGAATGAACTCATAAAGGAACTCAAACGTATAAACAGGGAGTTCGGAATAACCATAATTCATGTTACCCATAACTTCGAGGAAGCCCTGATGCTTGCAGACAGGGTAGCTATAATGGACAGTGGAAGAATTTCACAAATTGGAACAACCCACGATATATTCAGAAAACCTGAGAATAAATTTGTTGCAGACTTCGTTGGAGTTGAAAATCTCCTGGAAGGAAGGGTTGAAGAAACAAATGGAGATATAACTGCCATTAAAACAGAACACTCCACCATATATTCTGTAACATCTAAAGTAGGTGATGTTTACATGAGCATACGCCCCGAGGACATCACCATCTCCCTTAAAAAAGTGGAAACCAGTGCCGTGAACATGCTGAAAGGCAGGGTAAAGGAAGTTGTTGACATGGGCACCTTGATAAGCTTGTTAATAGATACTGGAGATGTTTTCATGGTTTTAATGACAAGAAAATCCTTCATGGACATGGAAATAAACGTTGGCATGGAGGTCTGGATGAACTTCAAGGCTTCAGCAGTGCATGTTTTTTAG
- a CDS encoding ABC transporter ATP-binding protein, giving the protein MNHLLEMVGGTFSYNGGENIFEDINFSLKKGDVFCILGANGTGKTTMIKCLNGLMKLKSGSVLLNGRNIYSMNNSEIARNIGYIPQMHNSTFPFTVLDVVLMGRAPHLDIFSSPTEKDIKIAEDSLKSLNIFHMRDKPYTEISGGEQQLVFIARVLTQEPDVLLLDEPTSHLDFGNQIRTLNIIERLAKNGLSVVMSSHFPDHAFISANKVAIMKGKNFIDMGTPDEVITEENMESVYGIKVKVMDMGDRKACVPLKISSPNLVP; this is encoded by the coding sequence ATGAACCATTTACTTGAAATGGTAGGGGGAACCTTCTCCTACAATGGAGGGGAGAACATCTTTGAGGACATTAACTTCTCCCTGAAAAAAGGGGATGTGTTCTGTATTTTAGGGGCAAACGGTACAGGTAAAACCACCATGATCAAGTGTTTAAACGGACTCATGAAGCTGAAATCAGGCTCCGTACTTCTCAACGGCAGGAACATCTACTCAATGAATAACTCTGAGATAGCCAGAAACATAGGTTACATACCCCAGATGCACAACTCCACCTTCCCCTTCACAGTACTGGACGTTGTGCTCATGGGAAGGGCACCCCACCTTGATATCTTCTCCTCACCAACTGAGAAGGATATAAAAATAGCTGAAGATTCCCTGAAGTCCCTGAACATCTTTCACATGAGGGACAAACCCTACACCGAGATCAGTGGGGGTGAACAGCAGCTGGTCTTCATTGCAAGGGTGCTGACCCAGGAACCGGATGTTCTTCTTCTTGATGAACCAACCTCACACCTGGATTTTGGCAATCAGATAAGAACACTCAACATAATAGAAAGATTGGCTAAGAATGGACTTTCCGTTGTGATGTCCTCCCACTTCCCTGATCACGCCTTCATATCAGCCAACAAAGTGGCAATAATGAAGGGAAAGAACTTCATTGACATGGGCACTCCAGATGAGGTGATAACAGAGGAGAACATGGAATCTGTTTATGGTATCAAGGTGAAGGTCATGGATATGGGTGATAGAAAGGCCTGTGTTCCCTTGAAGATAAGCTCTCCTAATTTGGTTCCATAA
- a CDS encoding FecCD family ABC transporter permease — MFKEKIREKVVSHEVSAVLLMIIALIILFFLSFLFGRYPLSLNEVVLAVASKLGLINFTLPPAVDTIIFQIRFPRIVAAMMIGAALSIAGASFQGLFQNPLVSPDKLGVSAGAGFGASLAILFSASVFMTQISAFAWGLVAVGLTYFIARAFKGTSMLTLVLCGIAIASLFSALLSLIKYVADPYGQLQTIVFWLMGSLAAVNNQDLIIMGVPIVIGTAILLMVRWRINVISMGEEEAQTLGINTRRMQGLIIVCCTVVTASSISICGIIGWIGLVIPHITRMIVGPDHKVLLPASIVLGAFFLLLIDDVARTLVTVEIPLGILTALIGAPFFLYLLMKSREVWS, encoded by the coding sequence TTGTTCAAAGAGAAAATCAGGGAAAAGGTAGTATCACATGAAGTATCTGCAGTACTTCTAATGATAATTGCCCTGATCATTCTATTCTTCCTCTCATTTCTTTTTGGAAGATATCCCCTGTCTCTGAATGAGGTTGTACTGGCCGTGGCCTCCAAGTTGGGTCTTATCAACTTCACACTGCCCCCTGCAGTGGACACCATCATCTTCCAGATAAGGTTTCCAAGGATAGTGGCTGCCATGATGATAGGGGCTGCTCTATCCATTGCAGGTGCATCTTTCCAGGGACTCTTCCAGAACCCCCTGGTTTCCCCGGATAAACTAGGTGTTTCAGCGGGTGCAGGGTTCGGGGCCTCCCTTGCAATACTCTTTTCAGCCAGCGTGTTCATGACACAGATATCAGCCTTCGCATGGGGGCTCGTGGCTGTTGGATTAACCTACTTCATTGCAAGGGCATTTAAGGGCACTTCCATGCTGACACTGGTGCTCTGCGGTATTGCCATAGCTTCACTCTTCTCTGCACTCCTCTCCCTGATAAAGTACGTTGCAGATCCCTATGGACAGCTGCAGACCATTGTTTTCTGGCTCATGGGAAGCCTTGCAGCGGTTAACAATCAGGATCTTATTATAATGGGTGTTCCCATAGTTATAGGAACTGCAATCCTTTTAATGGTAAGATGGAGGATAAACGTTATTTCCATGGGTGAGGAAGAGGCCCAAACCCTTGGAATAAACACCAGGAGAATGCAGGGACTTATAATTGTGTGCTGTACTGTGGTAACAGCATCATCAATCAGTATATGCGGGATTATTGGATGGATTGGACTTGTAATACCCCACATAACCAGAATGATAGTTGGCCCTGATCACAAGGTACTTCTACCTGCAAGCATAGTTCTTGGAGCTTTCTTCCTCCTTCTCATAGATGATGTGGCCAGAACCTTAGTCACAGTTGAAATTCCTTTGGGAATTTTAACAGCACTCATAGGTGCACCATTCTTCCTTTACCTCCTTATGAAGAGCAGGGAGGTGTGGTCATGA
- a CDS encoding ABC transporter substrate-binding protein produces MKSIKNPKVIVLIIIAVLAVVGVIVVATAYTGHGSSSGDQFTDMLGRSVDMPATVNKVYSLSASSTVLLYMLAPDKMVGWDSQRSEDQNTYMSQGYTELPVLGGGKKNANYESILSSNPDIVLVGHGGTVDDVNEIQEKFGEVPVLDVEGDNNLTDIVSAISFVGKVTGETGKADNLTAFYKKVLNQVNTTVSTIPENEKKKVYYAKDSTGLKTYAPGSPQAQLITICGGTNVVQAPVSKGGMGVSMELILQWNPDVIITSSSDFYNGVYSNSQWQNITAVKNRQVYLAPQSPFNWFEGPPGANTIMGIPWTAKVLYPDKFQDLDLNSLTKEFYSEFYHYNLTDEQVSSILSSSGLNQT; encoded by the coding sequence ATGAAATCTATCAAAAATCCTAAAGTAATTGTACTGATAATAATTGCAGTTTTAGCTGTTGTTGGTGTGATTGTAGTGGCCACGGCTTACACTGGACATGGATCCAGTTCAGGAGACCAGTTCACAGACATGCTGGGGAGGAGTGTTGACATGCCGGCAACAGTCAACAAGGTCTACTCCCTCAGTGCTTCATCAACAGTCCTACTCTACATGCTGGCCCCTGACAAGATGGTTGGATGGGACTCTCAGAGATCCGAAGACCAGAACACTTACATGTCCCAGGGGTACACTGAACTTCCAGTTCTGGGCGGGGGTAAGAAAAATGCCAACTACGAATCCATACTCTCCTCAAACCCCGACATAGTACTGGTGGGTCATGGAGGCACGGTGGATGATGTCAACGAGATACAGGAGAAGTTCGGTGAAGTTCCAGTTCTGGATGTTGAGGGTGACAACAACCTCACAGACATAGTTTCAGCCATCAGTTTCGTTGGAAAGGTCACTGGAGAAACTGGGAAAGCAGACAATCTCACGGCCTTCTACAAAAAGGTCCTGAACCAGGTCAACACCACGGTGTCCACCATACCTGAGAATGAGAAGAAGAAGGTTTACTATGCAAAGGATTCAACTGGACTGAAAACATACGCCCCAGGTTCACCCCAGGCCCAGCTTATAACCATCTGCGGTGGAACCAACGTTGTACAGGCCCCTGTATCCAAGGGTGGAATGGGAGTTTCAATGGAACTCATACTTCAGTGGAACCCAGACGTTATCATCACAAGCAGTTCTGATTTCTACAATGGTGTATATTCAAACTCCCAGTGGCAGAACATAACAGCTGTTAAGAACAGGCAGGTTTACCTGGCACCACAGTCTCCATTCAACTGGTTTGAAGGACCACCTGGAGCCAACACAATTATGGGCATACCATGGACTGCCAAGGTACTCTACCCTGACAAGTTCCAGGACCTGGACCTGAACAGTCTTACAAAGGAGTTCTACTCAGAGTTCTACCACTACAACTTGACTGATGAGCAGGTGTCCAGTATACTGAGCTCTTCTGGATTGAATCAAACTTAA